The Devosia sp. MC521 genome segment AAGCCCGGCAAACGCCACCGGGCGCTACTCAAACACAGCCCTTCATTCGGGCTCGAATTTTAAGAAAAGCGTCGCCAGCGGGGGCAGATAAAGTTCGGCCTCCGCAGGCCAGTGTTGCCCCTTCACGGCCCGCGCTTCAACGCCGCCATGATTTCCCGTATTGCTGCCAGCGTACCAGCCAGCATCGGTGTTGATCCGTTCGACCCATCTGCCTGCAGCTGGCAGCGGCACCTTGTATCCGGTGCGCGGTACGGGAGTGAGATTGGTGATCACCAAAACCGGGTCCGCACCCGGCGCCTTACGCACCCAGGCCAGAACCGAATTCTGCTGATCATTGCCGATCACCCAATTGAACCCCTCGGGCTCGCAGTCGCGCTCATGCAATGCGGGCAGGCTCCGATAGGCCGCATTCAAATCGGCAATCAGCCGGCGCATCCCCTCATGGTTGGGCTGATCGAGCAGATACCAGTCTAGCGCCTTGCTTTCATTCCACTCGGCGCGCTGGGCAAATTCTTGGCCCATGAACAAAAGCTTCTTGCCCGGATGACCCCACATGAACGCCAGATAAGCACGCAGATTGGCAAATTGTTGCCAGTCATCACCCGGCATCTTCTCGAGCAATGTCCCTTTGCCATGCACCACCTCATCATGGCTCAGCGGCAAAACGAAATTCTCGCTAAAGGCATAGACCATGCCAAAGGTCATATCGGCGTGGTGGAACTTACGATGCACCGGGCTGCGGCTCATATAGCGCAGCGTGTCGTTCATGAAGCCCATGTTCCATTTGAAGCCGAAGCCCAGCCCATTGGCATAGGTCGGCGCCGTCACGCCCGGCCAGCTGGTGCTTTCCTCGGCGATCATGAACCCACCGGGAAACTGCCGATAGACCTCGGCATTCACCCGCTGCAGAAACGCGACCGTCTCAAGGTTCTGATTGCCCCCATGCTCATTGGGCACCCATTCCCCCGGCTCCCGCGAGTAATCGAGGTAAAGCATCGAAGCCACCGCATCGACCCGCAGACCGTCGATATGGAACTGATCAAACCAATAAAGCGCATTATTGGTGAGGAAAGCCGAAACCTCTTTGCGCCCCAGATTATAGATCGCGGTGTTCCAATCAGGGTGAAACCCTTGGCGCGGATCGGCATGTTCGTACAGCGCCGTGCCATCGAAATTGGCGAGGCCGAATTCATCGGTCGGAAAATGGGCTGGCACCCAATCGAGGATCACCCCAAGTCCCGCCTCATGCGCCGCATTCACAAAGCGCGCAAACCCTGCCGGATCGCCAAAACGCGCCGTTGGCGCATAGAGCCCCGTCGGCTGATAACCCCAGCTTGGATCATAGGGATGCTCGGAGATCGGCAGCACTTCGATATGGGTGTAACCCATGTCCGCCACATAAGGCACAAGCTGTTCGGCCAATTGGTCATAGCTCAAAAAGCCGCCATCCGGCCGCCGTCGCCACGAGCCTAGGTGCACCTCGTAAATCGACATCGGTGCGCGCCGCCAATCCTTGGCCTTGCGCTCTTCCATAAACTGCGCGTCCGTCCAAACGAACGGCGTCGGGTCGGGCACAACCGATGCACTTTTGGGGCGCATCTCGGCCTGCCGCGCAAACGGATCTGCCTTGAGGGGCAAGATTTGGCCCTCTGGCCCAACGATCTCATACTTATAGATCGTCCCCGTACCGAGCACCGGGATGAACACTTCCCAAATGCCCCCACGGTTGCGCATGGGGTTGCGCCGCCCATCCCATTCATTGAACGGACCAACGACCGAAACGCGCAATGCATTGGGCGCCCAGACCGCAAAATGCGTTCCATGAATGCCCTCAAACGCCATCTCATGCGCGCCGAGCTTATCGAAGAGCCGCAAATGCGTGCCTTCTCCGATATAGTAATCGTCCATTGGCCCAAGCACTGGCCCGAACGTATAGGGGTCGTAGACGTCCCACTCTCCGCCCGCGTTCTTGGCCCGATAACGCACTGGTTGCGGGGTATCGATCGCAACCTTGCCCTCAAAGAACCCCGCACCATGACGTGGGATCAAATGACCAAGCTCAGCCCCATCCAGCGTATAGGCGGTCAGCGTTTCCGCATTGGGCACAAAGGCACGCAATACCCACGCACCTTCGATCTGATGCAGGCCGA includes the following:
- the glgB gene encoding 1,4-alpha-glucan branching protein GlgB, with product MSLGKEVWQAETHEVEAIVAGRHSDAFGFLGLHQIEGAWVLRAFVPNAETLTAYTLDGAELGHLIPRHGAGFFEGKVAIDTPQPVRYRAKNAGGEWDVYDPYTFGPVLGPMDDYYIGEGTHLRLFDKLGAHEMAFEGIHGTHFAVWAPNALRVSVVGPFNEWDGRRNPMRNRGGIWEVFIPVLGTGTIYKYEIVGPEGQILPLKADPFARQAEMRPKSASVVPDPTPFVWTDAQFMEERKAKDWRRAPMSIYEVHLGSWRRRPDGGFLSYDQLAEQLVPYVADMGYTHIEVLPISEHPYDPSWGYQPTGLYAPTARFGDPAGFARFVNAAHEAGLGVILDWVPAHFPTDEFGLANFDGTALYEHADPRQGFHPDWNTAIYNLGRKEVSAFLTNNALYWFDQFHIDGLRVDAVASMLYLDYSREPGEWVPNEHGGNQNLETVAFLQRVNAEVYRQFPGGFMIAEESTSWPGVTAPTYANGLGFGFKWNMGFMNDTLRYMSRSPVHRKFHHADMTFGMVYAFSENFVLPLSHDEVVHGKGTLLEKMPGDDWQQFANLRAYLAFMWGHPGKKLLFMGQEFAQRAEWNESKALDWYLLDQPNHEGMRRLIADLNAAYRSLPALHERDCEPEGFNWVIGNDQQNSVLAWVRKAPGADPVLVITNLTPVPRTGYKVPLPAAGRWVERINTDAGWYAGSNTGNHGGVEARAVKGQHWPAEAELYLPPLATLFLKFEPE